The Desulfohalovibrio reitneri genome contains a region encoding:
- a CDS encoding LysR family transcriptional regulator, producing MEERALISLNFSHLQCFVAAAETGSFSAAGRLLGKAQSGVSTAVANLEIDLGTRLFDRSRKYLRLTEEGEVLLRDAVGIVQGGERLKDRALSFCAEEDTHIRLALDEGVHSQFVEQFLAPFESGFPFTELDLQTGIFNDVEECVASGKADLGLLISSGIPKRLEAYKLLSYVSFHAVAAADHPLTGKEAVTISDLEDERQLVVTSRGDGKDTEVTHFSPKRWLVDSYGACASLVERGMGWAFFPATILNDPLVQRNIQQISLELEIREHASPLYLIRNKNRKVGKAGRWLLRKLGEYAM from the coding sequence TTGGAGGAGCGGGCTTTGATTTCACTCAATTTTTCGCATCTGCAATGCTTTGTGGCGGCGGCGGAGACCGGGTCCTTTTCCGCTGCGGGGCGCTTGCTGGGGAAGGCGCAGTCCGGCGTCAGCACCGCGGTGGCCAATCTGGAAATCGACCTGGGGACGCGGCTTTTCGACAGAAGCAGGAAATACCTGCGACTCACGGAGGAGGGCGAAGTCCTGCTGCGCGACGCCGTGGGTATCGTGCAGGGCGGGGAGAGGCTGAAGGACCGGGCCCTGTCGTTTTGCGCGGAGGAGGACACGCACATCCGCCTGGCGCTGGACGAGGGGGTGCACAGCCAATTCGTCGAACAGTTCCTCGCGCCCTTCGAGAGCGGGTTTCCGTTTACGGAACTCGACCTGCAGACCGGGATATTCAACGACGTGGAAGAGTGCGTGGCGTCGGGCAAGGCCGACCTGGGCCTGTTGATCAGCTCGGGAATCCCCAAGCGGCTGGAGGCCTACAAACTGCTTTCCTATGTTTCCTTCCACGCTGTGGCCGCCGCGGACCACCCGTTGACCGGAAAGGAAGCCGTGACCATCAGCGACCTGGAGGATGAGCGGCAACTGGTCGTCACCAGCCGGGGCGACGGAAAAGACACCGAAGTGACCCACTTCAGCCCCAAACGGTGGCTTGTGGACAGCTACGGCGCGTGCGCTTCGCTGGTGGAGCGGGGGATGGGGTGGGCCTTCTTCCCCGCGACCATCCTGAACGACCCGCTGGTCCAGCGGAACATCCAGCAGATATCCCTGGAGCTGGAAATCCGCGAGCACGCCTCTCCGCTGTACCTGATACGAAACAAGAACAGGAAGGTGGGCAAGGCGGGCCGCTGGCTGCTCCGGAAGCTCGGTGAATACGCAATGTGA
- a CDS encoding M24 family metallopeptidase, with protein sequence MPLMEWHTDDGNMNWPDLIDLAPESAGIDLKAVREYRLGRVREQMKRYGVNALILSDAVNIRYATGARNMQVFSSRNAPSRYLLLTEDRSILFEFTGCLHLADGLETIDEVRPSETASFVAAGPHIKEREAQWARKMIALMKELAGPDLRIGLERMNAGVAIEMAKCGVPVVDAQQPVEMARCIKSDEEIKCMIASLQATEQATGKMRGAIQPGITENQLWSILHQEVIALNGDYVETRLLNSGARTNPWFQESANKVIRENELVGFDTDVVGCHGYYSDFSRTFHVGPDAPSEEQRTLYKVAHEQIQHNIDIIKPGMTFREYAEKAWDIPEKYHANRYYLSAHGVGMSGEYPYLYHRADFPDAGYDGVIEPNMTLCVESYIGEKGGREGVKLEEQLLVTEEGTRLLTHYPFEEELLK encoded by the coding sequence ATGCCCCTCATGGAGTGGCACACGGACGACGGGAACATGAACTGGCCGGATCTGATCGATCTGGCCCCGGAGAGCGCGGGCATCGACCTGAAGGCCGTCCGCGAGTACCGGCTCGGCCGTGTGCGGGAGCAGATGAAGCGGTACGGTGTGAACGCCCTGATCCTCTCCGACGCGGTGAACATCCGCTACGCCACCGGCGCCCGCAACATGCAGGTTTTCTCGTCCCGCAACGCCCCCTCCCGCTACCTCCTCCTCACTGAAGACAGGAGCATCCTCTTCGAGTTTACTGGCTGCCTTCACCTCGCCGACGGGCTGGAGACCATCGACGAGGTCCGCCCCTCGGAAACGGCCAGCTTCGTGGCGGCCGGGCCGCACATCAAGGAGCGGGAGGCGCAGTGGGCGCGCAAGATGATCGCGCTCATGAAGGAACTCGCCGGGCCGGACCTCCGGATCGGCCTGGAGCGGATGAACGCCGGGGTGGCCATCGAGATGGCCAAGTGCGGCGTTCCCGTGGTGGACGCGCAGCAGCCGGTGGAGATGGCCCGCTGCATCAAGTCCGACGAGGAAATCAAGTGCATGATCGCCTCGCTCCAGGCCACGGAGCAGGCCACCGGAAAAATGCGTGGCGCCATCCAGCCCGGCATCACCGAAAACCAGCTGTGGTCCATACTGCATCAGGAAGTGATCGCCCTGAACGGTGACTATGTCGAGACGCGGCTCCTCAACTCCGGCGCGCGCACCAACCCCTGGTTCCAGGAATCGGCCAACAAGGTCATCCGGGAGAACGAGCTGGTGGGCTTCGACACCGACGTGGTGGGTTGCCACGGCTACTACTCCGACTTCTCCCGCACCTTCCACGTGGGCCCGGACGCCCCCAGCGAGGAGCAGCGCACCCTCTACAAGGTCGCCCATGAGCAGATCCAGCACAACATCGACATCATCAAGCCGGGCATGACCTTTCGCGAGTACGCGGAAAAGGCCTGGGACATCCCGGAGAAATACCACGCCAACCGGTACTACCTCTCCGCCCACGGCGTGGGCATGTCCGGCGAGTACCCATACCTCTACCACCGGGCGGACTTCCCGGACGCGGGGTACGACGGTGTCATCGAGCCGAACATGACACTCTGCGTGGAATCCTACATCGGGGAAAAGGGCGGACGCGAGGGCGTCAAGCTGGAGGAGCAGCTGCTGGTGACCGAGGAGGGAACCAGGCTGCTCACCCACTACCCCTTTGAAGAAGAACTGTTGAAGTAG
- a CDS encoding DUF1538 domain-containing protein, with amino-acid sequence MEFLAKFGSTLLSTVRDVLPIIGLIVGFQLLILRQPIPHLKSLIVGGIYVVLGLALFLVGLEKALFPVGKIMALQLSSPDFLLGGDPTAWTAYGWVYLFAFLIGFSTTIAEPSLLAVALKANEVSGGVISQWGLRITVAAGVAIGISLGAFRIVTGTPLYMYILAGYIMVVIQTFLAPRKIIALAYDSGGVTTSTVTVPLVAALGLGLSEAVPGRDPALDGFGLIAFASLFPIITVMGYAQIAHWIAARPTRRKPTGVESR; translated from the coding sequence ATGGAATTCCTTGCCAAGTTCGGATCCACCCTACTGTCCACGGTGCGGGACGTGCTGCCCATCATCGGGCTTATCGTCGGCTTTCAGTTGCTCATCCTGCGCCAGCCCATCCCCCATCTCAAAAGCCTCATCGTGGGCGGGATATACGTGGTGCTCGGCCTGGCCCTGTTCCTGGTGGGGCTGGAAAAGGCGCTCTTCCCGGTAGGCAAGATAATGGCCCTGCAGCTCTCCAGCCCGGACTTCCTGCTGGGCGGCGACCCGACCGCCTGGACCGCCTACGGCTGGGTGTACCTGTTCGCCTTCCTCATCGGCTTCTCCACCACCATCGCGGAGCCCTCCCTGCTGGCCGTGGCCCTCAAGGCCAACGAAGTCTCCGGCGGCGTCATCAGCCAGTGGGGCCTGCGCATCACGGTGGCCGCCGGGGTGGCCATCGGCATCTCCCTGGGGGCCTTCCGCATCGTCACCGGCACCCCGCTCTACATGTACATCCTCGCAGGATACATCATGGTCGTCATCCAGACCTTCCTCGCCCCGCGGAAGATCATCGCCCTGGCCTACGACTCGGGCGGCGTGACCACCTCCACGGTCACGGTCCCCCTTGTGGCCGCGCTGGGCCTGGGCCTGTCCGAGGCGGTGCCGGGCCGCGACCCGGCCCTGGACGGCTTCGGGCTCATCGCCTTCGCCAGCCTCTTTCCCATCATCACCGTCATGGGGTACGCCCAAATCGCCCACTGGATCGCCGCGCGGCCAACGCGGCGGAAACCCACCGGAGTGGAAAGCCGATGA
- a CDS encoding radical SAM protein: MLMDSEHPQPETFAGDGFRITLNKRGEDAHVKQRRPVKYGLYSEIETDSALLQFNLNSEVVRAEGRDPDWPSDLEYLKRTAGNDWVYYSTGGYAGSWETLTDASFPAQVSFRIPEPYSEVFKTVGEYYLPNLPYDSNNILGGDPFTNPAVWRLATGWFDELDKVRRSADGLPERFQRFLNEAVENTPERLRAKAERLFEACGGRPSVLPPDARHVDYDVIPLNISHGCLHKCGFCAVKNARPFSSLSQADIEERLDQLATLYGRDLANYNAVFLGDHDPMNAAGDLVLFAIQEAKNRLGIDRAYMRGANVFLFASVTSFLKKDDRFFEKLGACGANVFINVGLESADQETLDSIGKPLRSEDVVRCFQRMRAVNHKHGGIECSANFVFDEQLPSGHIPAFLDLAGEGGPGGTVPVYMSPLCFTEPSARTLFEFKRLKTFSRHPVHLYIIQRI, from the coding sequence ATGCTCATGGACTCTGAACATCCGCAACCGGAGACCTTCGCGGGCGACGGCTTCCGCATCACGCTGAACAAGCGCGGGGAGGACGCCCACGTCAAGCAGCGGCGTCCGGTCAAATACGGCCTGTACTCCGAGATCGAGACCGACTCGGCGCTGCTGCAGTTCAACCTGAACAGCGAGGTCGTCCGGGCCGAGGGACGCGACCCGGATTGGCCCAGCGATTTGGAATACCTCAAGCGCACCGCCGGAAACGACTGGGTCTACTACTCCACCGGAGGGTACGCCGGGTCGTGGGAGACGCTGACGGACGCGTCCTTCCCGGCGCAGGTCTCCTTCAGGATTCCGGAGCCGTACAGCGAGGTGTTCAAGACCGTGGGGGAGTACTACCTGCCCAACCTCCCCTACGACTCGAACAACATCCTCGGCGGGGACCCCTTCACCAACCCGGCTGTGTGGCGCTTGGCCACCGGCTGGTTCGACGAGCTGGACAAGGTCCGGCGCTCGGCGGACGGCCTGCCCGAGCGGTTCCAGCGGTTCCTGAATGAAGCCGTGGAGAACACGCCCGAGCGGCTGCGAGCCAAGGCGGAGCGACTGTTCGAGGCCTGCGGGGGGCGGCCCTCCGTGCTGCCGCCGGACGCCCGCCACGTGGACTACGACGTTATCCCGCTGAACATCTCCCACGGCTGCCTGCACAAGTGCGGCTTCTGCGCGGTGAAGAACGCCAGGCCGTTTTCCAGCCTCTCGCAAGCGGACATCGAAGAGCGGCTCGATCAGCTCGCCACGCTCTACGGCCGCGACCTGGCCAACTACAACGCCGTGTTCCTCGGCGACCACGACCCCATGAACGCCGCCGGCGACCTCGTCCTCTTCGCCATCCAGGAGGCCAAAAACCGCCTGGGAATCGACAGGGCGTACATGCGGGGCGCCAACGTCTTTCTTTTCGCCAGCGTCACGTCCTTCCTGAAGAAGGACGACCGCTTCTTCGAAAAACTGGGGGCATGCGGGGCCAACGTCTTCATCAACGTCGGCCTGGAATCCGCGGACCAGGAGACGCTGGACTCCATCGGCAAACCCCTGCGGAGCGAGGATGTCGTTCGGTGCTTCCAGAGAATGCGGGCGGTGAACCACAAGCACGGCGGAATCGAGTGCTCGGCCAATTTCGTTTTCGACGAACAGCTCCCGTCCGGCCACATCCCCGCGTTTCTGGACCTTGCCGGGGAAGGCGGCCCCGGGGGCACGGTCCCGGTCTACATGTCGCCGCTTTGCTTTACCGAGCCCTCCGCCAGAACCCTGTTCGAGTTCAAGCGGCTCAAGACGTTCAGCAGGCACCCGGTCCATCTCTACATAATACAACGAATTTAA
- a CDS encoding APC family permease, translating into MSKEPRDSTERPDPKGGLKKDLGLGAVLCISAGAMISSGLFILPGIAHAQAGPASVFSYFFAGLVACCGMLSVAEMITAMPKTGGDYFIVTRTLGPAVGTVTGLLVWFSLALKTSFALLGLSVFAGQVMPWHQELGGVGLCLIFLLLNIVGVRQAAFLQYGVVIGAVLLIVLYCGVGVQHVHSDHLLPFAPLGWHAVFATSGLIFVSYGGLLKTTAVAEEVRDPGRNLPLGMILSLVVVVLLYTVAVFVTSGVLPGDELNMSLTPISDGADAIMGQTGRLVLSVAAFFAFVSTANAGLMASSRYLLALSRDHLAPEILGRVNTRFSTPHIALLFTALVIIGSLFLETKALAGAASTVLIVSYILANLSVIILRESGLLHYRPVFRAPLYPVLQVLGILGSVFMLSEMGMKALVLSLILVFAGLFFYWFYGRIRSNQEYALKRMISRITHEEQFGEELERELQNIVRERGGIAVDRFDELVENALFFDLNEKMEVSGISTKVADALAGKWGIAPLEAAARVSEHLARNTLDEVVPRIAVGEVDIDCQGVYDLVIIRDRQYLESERGKFHALFLIVTCKGEERRFVETVAALSQILLPAEFEKEFLEAKDERRVKDLLLLGTRRRGWL; encoded by the coding sequence ATGAGCAAAGAACCCCGGGACAGTACCGAGCGGCCGGACCCCAAAGGTGGCCTGAAGAAAGACCTCGGGCTCGGAGCCGTCTTGTGCATATCGGCCGGGGCCATGATCTCGTCGGGCTTGTTCATCCTGCCCGGCATCGCCCACGCGCAGGCCGGACCGGCCAGCGTCTTTTCCTACTTCTTCGCCGGGCTGGTGGCCTGCTGCGGCATGCTTTCCGTGGCGGAGATGATTACGGCCATGCCCAAGACCGGCGGCGACTACTTCATCGTCACCCGCACCCTTGGCCCGGCGGTGGGCACTGTCACAGGGCTGCTTGTCTGGTTTTCCCTGGCGCTCAAGACCTCCTTCGCCCTGCTCGGACTCTCGGTGTTTGCCGGCCAGGTCATGCCCTGGCACCAGGAACTGGGCGGCGTGGGCCTGTGCCTGATCTTTTTGCTGCTCAACATCGTGGGCGTCCGGCAAGCGGCGTTTCTCCAGTACGGCGTGGTCATCGGCGCGGTGCTGCTCATCGTTCTCTACTGCGGTGTGGGCGTACAGCATGTTCACTCGGACCACCTGCTGCCTTTCGCCCCCCTGGGCTGGCATGCGGTATTCGCCACCTCCGGGCTTATCTTCGTGTCCTACGGAGGTTTGCTGAAGACCACCGCGGTGGCCGAGGAGGTCCGGGATCCCGGGCGCAACCTGCCTCTGGGCATGATTCTCTCCCTGGTTGTGGTGGTCCTGCTGTACACTGTGGCCGTCTTTGTGACCTCGGGGGTTCTGCCGGGGGACGAACTCAACATGTCCCTCACCCCCATTTCCGACGGGGCGGATGCCATCATGGGCCAAACGGGCCGCCTGGTTTTGAGCGTGGCCGCGTTCTTCGCATTCGTTTCCACGGCCAACGCGGGGCTCATGGCCTCCTCGCGCTACCTTCTCGCCTTGAGCCGCGACCATCTCGCCCCGGAAATCCTTGGCAGGGTCAACACGCGGTTCAGCACGCCCCACATCGCTCTCCTCTTCACGGCGCTGGTGATCATCGGCTCCCTGTTCCTGGAGACAAAGGCCTTGGCGGGCGCCGCGTCCACAGTACTCATCGTGTCCTACATCCTGGCCAACCTGTCCGTGATCATCCTGCGCGAAAGCGGCCTTCTGCATTACAGGCCCGTCTTCCGGGCCCCACTTTACCCGGTGCTGCAGGTGCTTGGCATATTGGGATCGGTGTTCATGCTGTCGGAGATGGGTATGAAGGCCTTGGTCCTGAGCCTCATCCTCGTCTTTGCCGGGCTGTTTTTTTATTGGTTTTACGGCCGTATACGCTCCAACCAGGAATACGCGCTCAAGCGCATGATCTCCCGCATCACCCATGAGGAGCAATTCGGCGAGGAGCTGGAGCGCGAACTGCAGAACATCGTCCGGGAGCGGGGAGGCATCGCTGTCGACCGTTTCGATGAACTCGTTGAAAACGCCTTGTTTTTTGATCTGAACGAAAAGATGGAGGTTTCCGGAATCTCCACCAAGGTCGCCGACGCCCTGGCCGGCAAGTGGGGGATCGCCCCCTTGGAGGCCGCCGCCCGGGTAAGTGAACACTTGGCGAGAAACACCCTGGACGAGGTCGTGCCGCGTATCGCTGTCGGTGAAGTCGACATAGACTGTCAGGGGGTCTACGACCTGGTAATCATCCGGGATAGACAATATCTGGAAAGCGAGCGGGGAAAGTTCCACGCCCTGTTCCTGATCGTGACGTGCAAGGGCGAGGAAAGGCGTTTCGTGGAGACGGTGGCGGCCCTGTCCCAAATCCTCCTGCCCGCGGAATTCGAGAAAGAGTTTCTCGAGGCCAAGGACGAGCGGCGCGTGAAGGACCTGCTTCTTCTGGGGACCAGGCGCAGGGGGTGGTTGTAG
- a CDS encoding DUF1538 domain-containing protein has product MKQTPGIRKISLLGRAFGTKLWSAFKDLLPIILVIAFFQGVVIQQPLPDMLEALFGGFLVVLGLMLFVLGLEMGLFPIGENMAHALARKGSLFWLLTFAFALGFSTTVAEPALIAVAAEAAEIASTGGLITSGQQAMEQYALGLRLSVAFSVGLAILIGVLRILKGWPIHYLIIGGYVLVMLMTLIAPEQIIGIAYDAGGVTTSTVTVPLVAALGVGLASIIKGRSPLLDGFGLIAFASLLPMIFVMGYGVLVFN; this is encoded by the coding sequence ATGAAACAGACGCCCGGCATACGGAAAATAAGCCTCCTGGGGCGCGCCTTCGGCACCAAGCTGTGGAGCGCCTTCAAGGACCTGCTCCCCATCATCCTGGTCATCGCCTTCTTTCAGGGCGTGGTCATCCAGCAGCCGCTGCCGGACATGCTGGAAGCCCTGTTCGGCGGGTTTTTGGTGGTCCTCGGGCTCATGCTCTTCGTCCTGGGGCTGGAGATGGGCCTCTTTCCCATCGGCGAGAACATGGCCCACGCCCTGGCCCGCAAGGGCAGCCTCTTCTGGCTGCTCACCTTCGCCTTCGCCCTGGGCTTCTCCACCACGGTGGCGGAACCCGCCCTCATCGCCGTGGCCGCCGAGGCCGCCGAGATCGCCTCCACCGGAGGCCTCATCACTTCCGGCCAGCAGGCGATGGAGCAGTACGCCCTGGGGCTTCGCCTGTCCGTGGCCTTTTCCGTGGGGTTGGCCATCCTCATCGGCGTGCTCCGCATCCTCAAGGGCTGGCCCATCCACTACCTCATCATCGGCGGCTACGTGCTGGTCATGCTCATGACCCTGATCGCCCCCGAGCAAATCATCGGCATCGCCTACGACGCGGGCGGCGTGACCACCTCCACCGTGACCGTGCCCCTGGTGGCCGCGTTGGGCGTGGGCCTCGCCTCCATCATCAAAGGCCGCAGCCCCCTCTTGGACGGCTTCGGGCTCATCGCCTTCGCCTCGCTCCTGCCCATGATCTTCGTCATGGGCTACGGGGTGCTGGTGTTCAACTAG
- a CDS encoding potassium channel family protein: protein MKFIPSQLMYLLQDRRARRNLRSLLKFVLVLVFFVALYSVLFHVLMEREGQQFSWMTGLYWTLTVMSTLGFGDITFTSDVGRLFSTIVLLTGIVFLLVMLPFAFIQFFYAPFLEAQTKSRAPRELPERTSGHLLIIGAGAAALSLAMRLRRFSYDYCILVPEVAQALELVDQGFRVVVGEYDATQTYQRLRAHQAAMIVALSDDIKNTHASYTIREVTGTVPIVANADSGDSVDILQLAGAQHTYQFMHMLGQMLARRILGTGTKSNVIGSLGDLHIAEAPARGTALAGRSIQDSGLRESTGMNVVGLWQRGRMVPPQLDTVIDPNAALILAGTTEQLEAYDELVGESPPVSSPVLILGGGRVGQAAAEVLRQRDVEYRIVEKNPKRVPDAANWVPGNASDYDTLVRAGIKEAPSVFVTTHNDDLNIYLTIYCRRLRPDIQIISRATQDRSISVMHKAGADLVMSYSTITANTVINLLSPGKVLTLTEGLNIFRVKAHSSLAGKALINSGIREDTGCSVIGIDRQAGLEINPDPATKLKSGDSLLVIGDAESERRFMARFPE, encoded by the coding sequence ATGAAGTTCATTCCGTCCCAGTTGATGTACCTGCTGCAGGACCGCCGGGCCAGGCGCAACCTGCGCTCCCTGCTCAAGTTCGTCCTTGTGCTGGTCTTTTTCGTGGCCCTGTACAGCGTCCTGTTCCACGTCCTCATGGAGCGCGAAGGGCAGCAGTTCTCCTGGATGACCGGCTTGTATTGGACCCTGACGGTCATGTCCACGCTCGGCTTCGGCGACATCACCTTCACCAGCGACGTCGGCAGGCTCTTCTCCACCATCGTCCTGCTGACTGGCATCGTGTTCCTGCTGGTCATGCTGCCTTTCGCCTTCATCCAGTTCTTCTACGCCCCGTTCCTGGAGGCCCAGACCAAATCCAGGGCCCCCAGGGAGCTGCCGGAGCGGACTTCCGGACATCTGCTCATCATCGGAGCCGGGGCCGCGGCCCTGAGCCTGGCCATGCGGTTGCGCCGCTTCTCCTATGACTACTGCATCCTGGTGCCCGAGGTGGCCCAGGCCCTGGAACTGGTGGACCAGGGATTCCGGGTGGTGGTGGGGGAGTACGACGCCACCCAGACATACCAGCGGCTGCGCGCGCACCAGGCGGCCATGATCGTGGCCCTGAGCGACGACATCAAGAACACCCATGCCTCCTACACCATCCGGGAAGTCACCGGCACTGTGCCCATAGTGGCCAACGCCGACTCCGGGGACTCGGTGGATATTCTGCAGCTGGCCGGAGCGCAGCACACGTACCAGTTCATGCACATGCTCGGGCAGATGCTTGCCCGGCGCATCCTCGGCACGGGCACAAAGAGCAACGTCATCGGCAGTCTCGGGGATCTGCACATCGCGGAAGCCCCAGCCCGGGGAACCGCGCTGGCCGGTCGCTCCATCCAGGACAGCGGCCTGCGGGAATCCACCGGCATGAACGTGGTGGGCTTGTGGCAGCGCGGCCGGATGGTGCCGCCCCAGCTGGACACCGTCATCGATCCCAACGCCGCCCTGATTCTGGCCGGGACCACGGAACAGCTGGAGGCCTACGACGAACTTGTTGGCGAGTCCCCGCCGGTCTCGTCCCCGGTGCTGATCCTGGGCGGCGGCAGGGTGGGCCAGGCCGCGGCGGAAGTCCTGCGGCAACGGGACGTGGAGTACCGCATCGTGGAGAAGAACCCCAAACGGGTTCCGGACGCGGCCAACTGGGTGCCCGGCAACGCCTCGGACTACGACACCCTGGTGCGGGCGGGCATCAAGGAGGCGCCCTCGGTGTTCGTCACCACCCACAACGACGACCTGAACATCTACCTGACCATCTACTGCCGCCGCCTGCGGCCGGACATCCAGATCATCAGCCGCGCCACCCAGGACCGCAGCATCTCCGTGATGCACAAGGCCGGGGCCGACCTGGTCATGTCCTATTCCACCATTACCGCCAACACGGTCATCAATCTGCTCAGCCCGGGCAAGGTGCTGACCCTGACCGAGGGGCTGAACATCTTCAGGGTGAAGGCGCACAGCTCCCTGGCCGGAAAGGCCCTTATCAACAGCGGCATACGGGAGGATACCGGCTGCAGCGTCATCGGCATCGACCGCCAAGCCGGGTTGGAAATCAATCCCGATCCCGCCACGAAACTCAAGAGCGGGGACTCCCTGCTGGTCATCGGCGACGCGGAATCCGAGCGCCGGTTCATGGCCAGGTTTCCGGAATGA
- a CDS encoding glycine betaine ABC transporter substrate-binding protein: MLRLKGIIALAALAFVLSGISQPAMAKEKTLRFGVNNWAENVAVSNMWKILLEKRGYNVELMEVGNGVMYGGVASGSLDVGLEVWLPNSDKPLVEKFGDDFDIQSAWYKGASLGLVVPSYVDVDSLDELPDNAGKFDNEIVGIDSGSSLNELTREAVKKYELDAYEFVESSEPAMLGVLQSAYEAGKPVVVTLWNPHYAFAEYDLKYLEDPKNVYGEGDDIFFITRKGFEKDFGEVLDWMNEWFMTDATLGDLIATIKRAEDPQKGAAKWIKANKDLVDSWFE; encoded by the coding sequence ATGTTGAGGTTGAAAGGAATAATCGCGCTGGCCGCCCTGGCCTTTGTCCTGTCCGGCATTTCGCAGCCCGCCATGGCCAAGGAGAAAACCCTGCGCTTCGGCGTGAACAACTGGGCCGAAAACGTCGCCGTCTCCAACATGTGGAAGATTCTGCTGGAAAAGCGCGGCTACAACGTCGAGTTGATGGAGGTCGGCAACGGCGTCATGTACGGCGGCGTGGCCTCCGGCTCCCTGGACGTCGGCCTGGAGGTGTGGCTGCCCAACTCCGACAAGCCGCTGGTGGAGAAGTTCGGCGACGACTTCGACATCCAGAGCGCCTGGTACAAGGGCGCCAGCCTGGGCCTGGTGGTGCCGTCCTACGTGGACGTCGATTCCCTGGACGAGCTTCCCGATAACGCGGGGAAATTCGACAACGAAATCGTGGGCATCGACTCCGGGTCGAGCCTCAACGAGCTGACGCGCGAAGCGGTCAAGAAATACGAACTCGATGCGTACGAGTTCGTGGAAAGCTCCGAACCCGCCATGCTGGGCGTCCTGCAATCCGCCTACGAGGCAGGGAAGCCCGTCGTCGTGACCCTTTGGAACCCCCACTACGCCTTTGCCGAGTACGACCTCAAGTATCTGGAGGATCCGAAGAACGTCTACGGCGAGGGGGACGACATCTTCTTCATCACCAGGAAGGGCTTTGAGAAGGATTTCGGGGAAGTGCTGGACTGGATGAACGAATGGTTCATGACCGACGCCACCCTTGGCGACCTCATCGCCACCATCAAACGGGCCGAGGACCCGCAAAAGGGCGCGGCCAAATGGATCAAGGCCAACAAGGACCTGGTCGACTCCTGGTTCGAGTAA
- a CDS encoding sensor histidine kinase → MIWIVDTLGSTCMILLAVVALNFALRLSRKEPDNLMWSYLVALTMALAAFSLSRGFGHLARIILLSTGSMDTWLRIAPISGTANTTTFIIIASVSLFYKKVEEGVDIIRHYTKELERSYNILGDAHQRLKMNQERIVSLERKNLACKTVTSIAHQTRNPLQTIGGFARLIGTDDATPDEIREKADIIYSEAASLEGLIGSILKTQGQIETELQSMHAGDVLREAVRLNSDYARKSGVKLECAEEDGPLVLVDKELLAMALGEIVINAVEASEPGDVVRLSLTREGGVASFAVSDEGSGIPPESSDRIFDPTFSTKQFSAGMGMSFAKEIAELHGGDIAFDSQPGKGATFSLHLPCAD, encoded by the coding sequence ATGATCTGGATCGTCGATACGCTTGGCTCGACCTGCATGATCCTGCTCGCCGTGGTCGCTCTCAATTTCGCACTTCGCTTGTCCCGCAAGGAACCGGACAATCTCATGTGGTCCTATCTGGTGGCCCTGACCATGGCACTGGCCGCCTTTTCCTTGAGTCGCGGGTTCGGCCACCTGGCGCGGATTATACTTCTCAGCACAGGAAGCATGGACACATGGCTTCGCATCGCGCCCATCTCAGGCACGGCCAACACGACAACCTTCATCATCATCGCCTCCGTATCCCTCTTCTATAAAAAGGTTGAAGAGGGCGTGGACATCATTCGGCATTACACAAAAGAACTTGAACGGTCCTACAACATACTCGGTGACGCGCACCAGCGGCTGAAAATGAACCAGGAACGCATTGTCTCGCTGGAACGAAAAAATTTGGCGTGCAAAACAGTCACCAGCATCGCCCACCAAACACGCAACCCGCTGCAAACCATCGGCGGCTTTGCGCGGCTCATTGGGACGGACGACGCGACCCCGGACGAGATACGGGAAAAAGCGGACATCATTTATTCAGAGGCGGCCTCTCTGGAAGGGCTGATAGGCAGCATCCTGAAAACCCAAGGGCAGATCGAAACCGAATTGCAGTCCATGCACGCAGGGGACGTGTTGAGGGAGGCCGTGCGATTAAACTCCGACTACGCCAGAAAGTCCGGCGTGAAGCTGGAGTGTGCCGAAGAGGATGGGCCACTTGTCCTTGTTGATAAGGAATTGCTCGCCATGGCCCTCGGCGAGATTGTCATCAACGCGGTGGAAGCATCCGAGCCAGGTGATGTGGTCCGCCTGAGCCTGACGCGGGAGGGCGGGGTGGCGTCCTTTGCCGTGTCCGACGAAGGGTCTGGAATACCGCCGGAATCTTCTGATCGCATCTTCGATCCCACATTCAGCACCAAGCAGTTCTCCGCCGGGATGGGCATGTCCTTCGCCAAGGAGATCGCCGAGCTTCACGGCGGAGACATCGCTTTCGACAGCCAACCCGGAAAAGGCGCGACTTTCTCTCTGCACTTGCCCTGCGCGGACTGA